The DNA segment ccaaacttttgaatttttGAATGTAGTGTACATACATGGATACGCACAATTTGAAGGAAGTATTTCATTGAAAGTAAGTAAATAAGTGTTATAAAAaagttgtaaaatgtttttttcttttcttccttgGCAGGAATGGGAGCCAATGCAGAAGAGAAGAGGGCAGCTCTGAAAATGGCAGATGACTTCATTCAGCAAATGAATTACGCCAAGATGAAAACACAGGTCAGCTAATGCTGTTGTGCCTGGCTTAGTTTGACCGCTTAAACAGATTTGACTTCCTCTTGGTGCTGAAAGTTATGTACACATACAATTCTGATTATAATGAGAGTGAGTGATTTTCTATTAGAAATGCCAAATATCTTCAACTTAATGCAGCATACAATCTTCCCAGTGGTTTACAAAAGTATTCTAGGGTTTACTATTCTATGTTCATTGTCTTTGTTTAGTCTTTTGAGGaattatgcaaaataatttataacACCATCCCTCACTTCATAAATAGATACTAGACCATCTGTAatctataaatgttttttgtctTACAGGTGGAGATTTTACCACAAGGCAGAGAGACTGTTATCTTTAAACAGTTTTTCCAAAACTGGAATTAAACCGCATTTCACTGCATAAACTGTACTCAACCAGCTGTAATTCACTTAAATAAGGTCACAGAGATactgcattataaacaaattacagTTTTATCAAATAAGATCAGCTTTTATTCATTGAGGGTTTACGGTAAAAAATGCATATGAGTGAGAGAGGCTTTACTATTTGTCTGTTACCAAATTTTTATGGCTTTTAAAAGATGTTTATATTgattaatacaaatttaaaagagCTTTTAATTATTTTCCCCTATTTTGATTGAGAAGTCAAATCTATTTTGCAGTCTTCATATTGACAAACCCCTGAGTAGATACTACCTCTACTTAAAATCAGTATAATGCTACTAACCATTTTTCAAGCCAACGCACAATTTCACAGCctgcctcctttttttttttttttttactaactttGTGTATGGTAATATGCATGGCAATAAAAAAGCATATGCAAAAACAAGAGACAATCCTGGGATTATTTCTCAGAAGTGCAATAGCACCAATGCCCTGGAATTCCCCTTTAGACAGAAAAGATAAGATTACACTGATACGGCAGTTACAGTCCATCGGAATCCTAGCCCACTCtgttatgatgtcttttttttatcaaatgatttttatgtgaactatgaAGCTCAATTTTTTATTCTAGGTatatttagatgttttattttatttatttattttgttaactgCTGCAACATTAACACAGCCATCAAAATGTTGTTTATAAAACTTTCTAAAATAAGTATTGACATCAAACTATTTAACAATATAAGTCAAACACTTTTTAATTCCCCAGTCTagaaattaaatgaatacattaaatataatgaaatttaaatgtcaaataagTAGAAATGTCTTCTCGTGGCTTTTTAGACATTAAATGTTTGTGTATAAAACACGTTGTGTGCAAGTTTaactgtgtttatttaaattaatcaagTTGAAAGAGCTTATAATTgttctatgatttttttttgtagttatgttttaattctatttcaattaaaatactAAGTACAATTCTGCATCCTGCTTGCTACCTCAAATCAAATTCAGTTTAACTGAAgcaataaagtttatttattcatatcaTTTTTTGGTTAACACGAAAAATTCCACTAAACATGGGGAACATGGACAGTTTCAAGAGTCATAATTTAAAAGTTGGATAATGTCCATTACCACCACAAAATAATTTCCTAATCTTTCCATCTCACCCTTATGGAATTTTATGGTGTGAAAAGATTGttaatgaagtcattattttagctgtgtcTTCAGCAGCTGCAATAATCAACATTTCCCCTCAAAAAGCTCAAGCATCATTACGTGTTTGGCTGTGATAATACCAATACTTGCTTGTGACCAAACAccaattagaaattatttatatgaACTGTCATGAAATGCATATCATGCAGGAACTTACTTTATTGGCTTTTCGGGAATTTAAAGTGAGCAAAATTGCTCCGTTCAGTGGATCAAATGATCATACTTTTATAATACTTTCCTACTGAACTCTCTCACATGTGGATAGCATTCAATTTTGGATAGTTATACAACCTTTTTACAGTCATataaccatcaaaaaaaaaaaaaaaaaacatgcagaggAATGATGCTCACAAATGTGAGGTTTTTGAGTATTATGCAAAAGGTTAATCTGATGAACAACTCCACATACAATCTGTTAGAGAGTGTTCAGTGAATCAGTGAATGCACATGTGGCATGATAGTTAATGCATGATAATgcagtgtgtgagtgtataaACTCTTCTCTTTTGGCATCATGCCATTTTGACTGCTCTCTGAATCATTGCCGGGAAAGACCATATCTCAGCACGTAGCTGCTCTCCACCTCATACAGTCATGACAGTAATAATTCAGATCCAAAGTTCAGACTATGCAGGCAGCTTAAACTAGGGATGATAGAGCACCAACGTTCAGTTTCGCCAGACACCCTCAGTGTTCACTTGCCTCCCCAACACTTCATCATGGGTAAGTCTCATTTGAGTGTCATGCATAGCTTTATTATGTCAATTACAAGGTGCCATTACTATGAAATTAATATTGTTATCTGCTTTGATAGAagtattgtgattattattacatttatgcatttggcggACACTTTCATTCAAAGCAACTTATTTTGCATTCAATCTTTTTATGAGTTCATGCATTCCTTGGGAATCAAGCCTATGATCAACAGgaataattttaataatgattGTTAATATGCTTTTCATCGTAATCCAGATTTAGTGATTTTTCGTAACATATAATAACACTTTTAAgttaatttgcattaaaaatataaatacatccctcaaaaaaaaaaaagttataacttTTCAATTATGTCTCTTGTATAGGTGAACAGACAAAGACTCTGAAGAGCATCCTGAAGGACAACAGTACGGCTCTTAAACatgttctctttctctttcctaaTATAACACAAGAAGAGCTGTCTGTAGTGCATGCTTGTGTTTCTGTTTAACTGTAACACATAACATTCATTTCAAACTGGAACCACAGTCATATGAAAATAATCTTTCTTTTCCACTATGACCGCAGTGCTCCAGAAGCAGAGTAACTCTGTTGGGGTCGTGCGCTGGACACTATCAGAGAAAGATGTTCAGGTCCACAGTTCTGCCCCCACCTTCAAGAACAGTAGTGGATTTTCTACCCGTTCACAGGTAATACTAACGGACTCACAGATGTTAAGGTGGATCAATGTTCAGCTATGATCACAATAACTTGTACACCACACTCTTGGTATTTATTCTGTGTTTGTTTCCAGCAAAGGCAACGTCAGCAAGGTCTGAAAGATCTCCGGAGCTTGGATGAGTGCATCAGATTCATAAACCACTGGAAACAACAGGTGGCACAAGTCTGCAAGGTAGGCCATGGATTAATTTACTACAGTATTTTACCAGTATActattcaaaaaacaaaaaccaaaaaaacacatttatatatataaatggtataacttcttatttatatatatatatacatatatatatatatatatatatatatatatatatgcatatatgtgaccccggaccacaaaaccagtctgaagtgtcaaaaattatctaaaaacagaataaataagctttccattgatgtatggtttaataggatcggacaatatttggccgagatacaactatttgaaaatttagaatgtgaagatgaaaaaaataataataatactcgtcgttaaagttgtccaaattaatttttagcaatgcatattactaatcaaaaattatgctttgatgtatttacagtaggaaatttacaaaatatcttaatggatcATGATCTTTGATTAATATccgaatgatttttggcataaaagaaaaatttataattttgacccatacaatgtatttttttagctattgctaaaaatatactttCGCAACTTAAGACCAGACTcacatatgtatatttatttatttatataaagagGAAAATGTGTTTCACAGCCTAAGTAGCAGTTTCTTGGGAAACTCCTCTCTCGTGCAAACTCAGTGGCAATCAATGTCTTTTATTATCCATGCTATCATATGATAAGTATTGCCACGTGAGAAATGTATGATGCTAGATGATAAATTTATGTTTGCCCAGGATAACCAATAACACAACTATATCAATAACCAAGTAATTCTCCATGTGATATTCTGGGCCTTGTCACACTATGTATGTGGTGAAcagttttcaaataatatttcagttatttaatttctttttatataacagcataaaagaaagtaattttTTCAATGTCtgtaatataacatttatttattttcaaatacattATCAATTTGGTCTACATGAATATGGCTGTTTTGAAGTTTCAGAGAGAAAGGCCTTGCAAGGGCACTGAATATGATGCCTGGAAATATTCAATAAACAGTTTGTCTCtgacatcaaaaacaaaaaatgcatctGGAGATGGCAAAGGAAGAAAGAGTTTAGGGATACACTGATTTTAGGCCGATACTGATAAACCAGTGTTTGTAGTCATAGTATGGTCTATAACCAATAAACAGACAATACGAAAataatatctttattatttagttttaaataaacaaatgataaaacacTAAGAACTAAAATCCTTTTAAATGCTGCAAGTAAATTTATGTATCCcaccattataatgtacagtatggatattcattaaaaaatttgcaaaaaaattacatttaaattgtaatctcattttcagtgtttttaaagatgaagtgagcattagatgatgggaaatgtaaaaatagaggaaGAGAGCATGCAAAATTAAATATCCAAAATCAACTGCTAATATCTAATATGTCTGATAATCGATAAATGTGTGTCTGTGATTTACAGAACGAGGATGATCCTGGTGAAGGGTGCAGCAGGCAAGCAGAGCGTCAGCCAGACCCCAGAACTGAGCGCAGTCTTGAAGAGAGTCGAAAGCTTATTCTGCAGTGGGCCAGTGAGCTTCAAAGTGTAGACAAGGTGAAAATTACTAtactaaaaaaagacaaaagtctCAATCGTACTGTTCTGTTCATCATATATCATGGCTTGCTCAAACTAAGCTTTCTTTGTTCCTGTGTCAACCCAGCTGTCTGAAAAGCATCTGTGGATAAAGGAGAGGATTGATCAAGAGGTGGACACAAAGGAGGATAAAGATCAGAGTGAGGCTGTACAGGAGAGGATCACGCAGTGGGCCAAAGAGATACAGAGTGTGTCAGAGGTGGGACAGCATGCATATCTATATTATCAGATCTCTTATCCATTGTCACAAACACATTAAGTTGTCCTTAGTCCAGTCATGGTTTTCTGCTTTTGTGGAATTAGTTTATCTTGTAAAATGTCCACTTGTAAAATGGCAATTTAATATTCCGTGCATTTACATTTAACTAGCCTAATGGATAAGATCATCAGAAGTGATGAAAAGTATGTTATATTTGTTCTTTCTGTCGAAATGCAGAGCTCTGGAGTGTTGGGAGATGAACTGGCACGGCTGTTACGTCTCCTGGggctgaagaagaagaagctgGTTTCCCTCATGCCACTGCTGGAGTTCATCACTTGGAGTCTGCTGAAAGAAGACAGCAAGGTTTGATGGCTATGAATGCACTTCTGTCACTATTTGTGCTTGGGACGTGGTGTAGTGTAATACTGGGAATGTTTTGGAAAGTGGTGCCATTTAAATGAGGAAATGGTGCTTATATGAATGAAAACCAGAGACTAATATTTTGTCAGTATTGCAGCACTTAATTTTATTAGGGGTACAAACAATAACACTTATTCACATATATACAAAAGTTCCATTCCTGTCATAGAGGATgtaatatatgttatattttcTTATCAGGGGCAAGTGTGAggctataaaaataaattgcttTAGAGATAGtgctcataaatgcatggatggaaaaaaaacagaattcaTTCTGCAAAAGAGCAATTGGGCAGCATTGGTTTACAGCAAGTTGACCATTTATTACTGTCTTTGAGAGActtttattatgtactgtatgaaCAGTGACAGAGAAACATTATATCTAATTGTTTGTTTAAAAGTGATGAAAAAGAATTCAACGATGATTTCAAAATCATAAATTAGCTGATTTACGGTTTGATCAGTGTATTATCTGTGGAATAAAAGTTTGGCAACTTATTTGATTTTTTACTTCAAACAACAAAGTCTGTAAATGCATCATATATCATGTCGTTTTAATCCTAATGTACAGTATAAGAGATGCAGGGTGTCTCATAGGATACCTTTATTAAAATGCTTGCTgctaattcatgtttttttttatttatttcagggcATGGTTCCTCATCTATGGCTTTCAGCTAAACAACGCACCTGGAAAGCTGGTGAGGGATCCAAAATCTAACCTTAAATGAATAAAGCTGAAAAGTAGACTGAAAAGTATTAATACACAAAGTATATTAATACTGATTTTGtaacgttttttctttttttttttgttatcaaaCAGGCATGCCACGATACATCCCTAATACAGGTAACTATTACTTTTATAAGACCCCATGGAGAACATTTGAGATATAAAAAAATGATAGCATTTCTATGACTTgccaaaagtggaaaaaaatattgagaGAATGATTAAGTTTCTAAAGAAAGATGATTATGTTGCTTAGCCAATCCGTTGAGTATTAAAATGTGGTGTCTAAACAAAGACTACaatatttttctcttatttttcagTATGGAACTGGATTTTGAGTTCAAAAGGtaagtttctataatatttaaatatgatcCATACCCCcgcctcccaaaaaaaaaaaaagaataacaccACACTCCAGCTTTAACAAAGTGTTAAATGCATTAGTCCTGATGCCTTCACATCTTTTTCTCAAACAGCTGATGTAACTCTTGATCCTATGACCAACCAACCTTGGCTGCAGCTCTCTGATGACCACAAGAAAGTCCAGGAGGGTCAAACAGAGGCCAATCTGCCTTTCAGCCCTCAGCGATTTGATAGCTTGCCCTGTGTCCTAGGCTGGGAGGGCTACATGAGCGGCCGTCATTACTGGGAAGTGGAATTTGCAAACAATGGTTATTGGAAAGTTGGAGTGACAACTGCTTCATCAAAAAGGCATGGCCGCTTTCCAATGAATCCCTCTACTGGTTATTGGGTCATGTGGCGCAGCACACGACAGTTTTTCGCATGCACCAATCCCGAAACAACACTGCCATTGCTGCTGGTGCCCCGAAAGATGGGAATATACATTGATTACGAGGAGGGACAGATTTCGTTCTACAATGCAGAGAACAAATCACACATCTACACCTTCACGGGACATTTTCGTGAGAAGCTGTACCCTTTCTTTGCCCTGCTGGATGGCAGTGGAGTTATAGCCATATGGTCTCCTATAGAGCAAAGCCACTTCTAACAACAGAGTAGATTTAAAAGATCATCTTTCATTTTGCGCTTCTGTTTGAACATTTATACCTTAACAACTGATTCTTTGGGTCCCAGTAAAAAGCTACTTCTAATAGTGACCTTTCCATTCAGATGAATCAACACCTTTGTGGGCTGGAACCACTTAATGAGAGctattaaaactacaaagtgATTCCTATTAGTCCCTCAAAATGATTGCTTATGTCtgtctttattcatttatataatttatgtatacatattttatgtGGCTCAGTGATTATTATAATGTATCTAAGCTTGTCTACTTTCATGTATGCAAGTAACAGTATGTGTTTTGACACAAATAATTTCTCTGAGTGTTGTCTGTTAATCTTGTAACCATTAATAAGATgactacaaaaatatatttattaggcTATATCGGTGTTTATGTATAGGTCTATGCACTTGTTAATCGTTTTATTTTTATGGAAGCTCTGAATgattatacatatttaataataaaacataaaatacaggtCACAATATGTCTTATTGAACTGCCCTACTCTACTGAGAACACACCTGTAATTTAAGTCTAACTGAACATAGTATTTATTTGACAGTACAGCTTTTATTAAAAAGTAGTCTTTcttaaaataattgtatgtatgtataaccTGTCATCAGAACAATGGGGCCAAAAGAGGATCTTAAGCAAGCCTTCTTTATATAAATGTAtggttgtatgtatgtatgcatgtatgtcgtgaatatgtatatacacacatatacatagctGTGAGGAATCTGTTTATGAAGTgaaatgacatacagccaaggatggtgacccatactgagaatttgtgccctgcatttaacccatccaaagtgcaaacacacagagcagtgaacacacacagacacactgtgaacacacatccggagcagtgggcagccatttatgcattaACAGCACTCAGAGAGCAGCTGGGGGATCGGTGCGTTGCTCAAGGGCAAGTCATGGTTTTGTCGGCTCAAGACTCGAAccaacaaccttagggttaggagtcaaactctctaaccactaggccatgacttccctaaAGGGCAGTGAAGGAACCGTAGTCGGCAcgacaatttttatttaaatatagccaTATATAATCATTTTTGCTATATATCACTGGCAAATTCTCATGAACCTTTAAAAAGCAATGCAAAAGCAGAATGTAAATTGAACCCTTTAAGCGGCTGGCCAAAGACTAGCGTATGTTCATATAGGCTAGTGAAAAACAAGTGAACAAGTTAAAACTATTTCGGTGTGAATGGTCGCTTGTTCACAGGACTCAAAATGTAGtcttttgtttcagttgtttgtaGTTGATTGCCCGCTTCATTCGGTACAGTTTGGTCtttgttcttgtttgttttgctGACTGAGAAACCGCTTAAAATGATTCAGCATAGGtggagggtgaaccaactccagggtaagtCTTTTTTTAGGCAAGAAACAGATATGGGTGTcatccatagactgtataaaaacatggacgtagtgtccgtgacgtcacctgtAGACTTTtaaagagcgtttttgaagctcgaagtgtgcagagcgggccgtcgccatcttggcagcgtgtcACCCCGCAACTCTCCCGGACAAATATAAAATGGGCAAAaggtgggagctggttgctgaatcCACACCCacactgtaaatgtgttttttttctgctgtaaagttgtgcatcattcccatcatgcttttgaaTAGCGCATtcggtggagagcaactgcgctCGACTGCTCAATCCGAGAGTTTGCGAGAGTTTTTTGGCACATGTCAGTATGACATCAAAGCAAGGTGGACGTAACTCGGACACTTTTCTAACTGGCATGCTGTGATCACCAGTTATCGGTTctgcgcagattttgctcatctgAAACAAGCCTATTCATAAACTTCAAATATagcttttcatctaaaatatatatgtagTAACAAAAATCTTTCAAATCCGTAtacgtttatttgtgttcactcagaataacaacaaaacgttgtgcttctgtaaaataattaaagcaaagaTGCATTTTCTGCCATCTTGGTCATGTGATCTTGAGCTAGAAACTTCGAAACTCtgtgtatgaaaaataaatctatggagagtgaaatgtctacattcaaaaaaaaaaaaaaaaatagaaaacgtCTGAGTTAGCATGGATGACATCATTTAATGTGTGCGCAGTGCAGTGTGCGTTTAAGATGGCTTtcagctcaataaaataaaaaataaaaaacgaaatttggaatttttatttaactaaagtaggcatgttgtgatctgtactgtatttttaaatatatatatatatatatatatatatatatatatatatatatatatatatatatatatatatatatatatatatatatatatatatatatttgctatgACAGATCCCGgccaaaaaaactaacaaaaaaaacaaatacaacacaGGAGTGGGAGGGAGTCATTCTTCCGGGGTTGAAACGGGAAGggacgtgattttttttttttttttttttttggagtgggaAGGGAGAGATTTGAAAATCTATTCCCATGTCTTCCTCTGCTCCAGACCAAGACGACATCAGTCAGCTTCAGCTTTAAATATTTGCATCAGATCAGTAAGTAGTTGTCATGTCTGTTTTTCCTATGCGGGGTAACGTCAGTGTTTAAATTTTATGAAAGTGTTAATCCTTAAATTTAAATGTgctcacgtaaaaaaaaaaaaaaaaaaaaaaaaaaaaaactatatatcgaaattataatatacaactaaatgttgtgtttgttttatgttcGTTTTGAGATGAGACATGATATTCGTTTCCTTACTTAAATTCCACTACAACTTATAACATTCTGAATAAACATTCTGAGACGATATAATTTAAATTGCATTGTCTggggatttttacatttttcagtctCCAATTTCTGTTcagtatttgaatgtttaaattcatacatatatataaatatatatatatatatatatatatatatatatatatatatatatatacatatacatatacatatgaatttaaacattcaaaacatgcactctcagaaaataaagttCATAATTGTAACTTTAAGGGTACATTGGCTTGTCACTGGGGCTTTACCCTCAAGGGTACGTTAGTGTAGATTGTACCTTGGGGGACAGAAATGGACTCCTACAGTATCCCTATTTTTGACAGTGTTTATGTGTACTTTGAGCCTGTCAGTCAACATTAACTTGCCGTCCACAGGCTGAATAACACAAGGACATTATATCTCTGGCAAACATGTGTGCGCATGTGTTTAGACTATAAAGACATTTAGCTTTCTTGAGTTTGTTATAAAATAGCACTATGACCCGGAATTTGCCCCACCTAAATTCAGGAGCCGCTACTgattttaatacgactgaatttgtgTTTAACGTAAtcagtttaataaaaacatttgtaagctacaaattatttcattattttatttttccactgttattcaaacagcgaataaattatataaagacaacatttacatatataaagAACCTTTACATCATCACATTATCACTGAATATAATTTAGTGTAGACATCGTAGCTGTCAGTCAGGACCACTCAGTCAGTTCCCTTACAAGGTAGCCTAATGAGTGTATTTTGTTGCAATTATCATAATACTTGACCtataaaaacacattgtttttttttttattcttgtttgCAATATAGTGATGAAGATAAGGTAGTTTTGTGAGTAGTGCATGCCCACGGTCATAGAATATGAGACGGATGTGTCTCCcggtatttttttataaaatgtaaattttgaggGGATGTGAACACTATGGAGCACTAAACACTatcatttgtgtgtgtggtttggcCCCCATGCTGATGCTCTTCTTAAGCAGTGTTAAAAACATAACTATATGATGACATAATTGCAGGCTTATGCTCTGATTAAAAGGGTGGTGTATTCAAGCA comes from the Carassius carassius chromosome 39, fCarCar2.1, whole genome shotgun sequence genome and includes:
- the LOC132121060 gene encoding E3 ubiquitin-protein ligase TRIM39-like; amino-acid sequence: MIEHQRSVSPDTLSVHLPPQHFIMGEQTKTLKSILKDNMLQKQSNSVGVVRWTLSEKDVQVHSSAPTFKNSSGFSTRSQQRQRQQGLKDLRSLDECIRFINHWKQQVAQVCKNEDDPGEGCSRQAERQPDPRTERSLEESRKLILQWASELQSVDKLSEKHLWIKERIDQEVDTKEDKDQSEAVQERITQWAKEIQSVSESSGVLGDELARLLRLLGLKKKKLVSLMPLLEFITWSLLKEDSKGMVPHLWLSAKQRTWKAGMPRYIPNTVWNWILSSKADVTLDPMTNQPWLQLSDDHKKVQEGQTEANLPFSPQRFDSLPCVLGWEGYMSGRHYWEVEFANNGYWKVGVTTASSKRHGRFPMNPSTGYWVMWRSTRQFFACTNPETTLPLLLVPRKMGIYIDYEEGQISFYNAENKSHIYTFTGHFREKLYPFFALLDGSGVIAIWSPIEQSHF